One window of Trifolium pratense cultivar HEN17-A07 linkage group LG5, ARS_RC_1.1, whole genome shotgun sequence genomic DNA carries:
- the LOC123884802 gene encoding protein NEGATIVE GRAVITROPIC RESPONSE OF ROOTS, producing the protein MKFFSWMQNKLGGKQENKKSNTSTSTTYHAKQEPREEFSDWPHSLLAIGTFGNNNEITQNIDNQNNQQEDPSSTAEEILDFTPEEIGKLQKELTKLLRKKPNVEKEISELPLDRFLNCPSSLEVDRRISNALCSESGGDKDEDIEKTLSVILDKCKDICAEKSKKSIGKKSISFLLKKMFVCRSGFAPTPSLRDTLQESRMEKLLRTMLHKKLYTQNSSRSLVVKKCIEDKKNIRNRNEDEAEERIDEGSKWVKTDSEYIVLEI; encoded by the exons ATGAAG TTCTTTAGCTGGATGCAAAATAAACTTGGTGGGAaacaagagaataaaaaatcaaacacatCTACATCTACTACAT ATCATGCAAAACAAGAGCCTAGAGAAGAATTCAGTGATTGGCCTCATAGTTTGCTAGCAATTGGAACATTTGGAAACAACAATGAAATCACACAAAACATAGATAACCAAAATAACCAACAAGAGGATCCATCTTCAACAGCAGAGGAAATACTAGACTTCACTCCTGAAGAAATTGGGAAACTACAAAAGGAATTAACTAAACTTCTACGAAAAAAACCAAATGTCGAAAAAGAGATTTCTGAGCTTCCTCTTGATAGATTTCTTAACTGTCCATCAAGTTTGGAGGTTGATAGGAGAATCAGCAATGCACTTTGCAGTGAATCAGGTGGtgacaaagatgaagatatTGAGAAGACACTTAGTGTTATACTTGATAAATGCAAAGATATTTGTGCCGAAAAAAGCAAGAAATCAATTGGAAAGAAatctatttcttttcttctcaAGAAGATGTTTGTTTGTAGAAGTGGATTTGCTCCAACACCTAGTCTTAGAGATACTCTTCAAGAATCAAGAATGGAAAAG CTTTTAAGGACAATGCTTCACAAGAAACTATACACACAAAATTCTTCTCGGTCATTAGTAGTAAAGAAGTGCATAGAGGACAAGAAGAATATTAGAAACAGGAATGAGGATGAAGCAGAGGAGAGAATTGATGAAGGAAGTAAATGGGTCAAGACTGATTCTGAAT ATATTGTTCTAGAGATATAA